One part of the Truepera radiovictrix DSM 17093 genome encodes these proteins:
- a CDS encoding diguanylate cyclase domain-containing protein produces MAARAPGHFGGGGSPLDDIDIGVYRLMVEALSEAVLLYGADGRVLTHNRSAERLLGLSAAQLSGQAPLPAGWCVVREEGGELPGLAALRTGRAQRNVALHVRTPEGERWLCANAEPLFRGGDGRPYAAVVSLADITEQRRTRAQLERQSAFRGSLIALVGASLQHGLDEAFYQRLLEGAVQVIPGAQAGSLLLRGEGDAFFFVAAVNFDREVLARSYLYEHELFRDPEVPGLQLIYGFDNSAIDPERRAPLYEAGDTGGIKVSMSIPVEMGGRAIAYFNLDNFDDPNAFGEEAIEMGRIFAHQVAALWQRFRLEAELRKERAALERLAFFDPLTGLPNRALLHDRLQHALAQRGAGALTVMFLDLDDFKDVNDTLGHDTGDALLREVSRRLEACLRAGDTVARWGGDEFVLLLPGVGTEQAASRVARKILTCLAEPFALGEVDVRVAASLGVALYPGLAASSEDLLKHADIALYRAKEGGKHTYAFFTEDMNRRLKVRLSQGAELREALASGALTLALEPRVDLATLEVTALEARVVWPHPERGPLGADALLPLAEEAGLIGQLGERVIALTCEQAAQHKREGRTQRLSLTVSSRGLRHAGIVPQLAHHLRRTQLEPAQLELGIGDLATVESPTGLATLRALHGLGVQLSLAGLGVPGIPLNLLRQLPLRSVQLDGSFVRDLTLEGADAYAAGQLARNLIQLVVALGRNLGIAVVAKGIATPLQRALLRELGCDEGQGPLFGAPYTTAAPAAGAVYLPLPT; encoded by the coding sequence ATGGCGGCTAGGGCACCAGGGCACTTCGGCGGGGGGGGGTCGCCCTTAGACGATATCGACATCGGCGTGTACCGGCTCATGGTAGAGGCGCTTAGCGAAGCGGTGCTCCTCTACGGTGCAGACGGCCGGGTTCTCACGCATAACCGCAGCGCAGAACGGCTTTTGGGGCTCTCGGCGGCGCAGTTAAGTGGTCAGGCGCCGCTCCCGGCGGGGTGGTGCGTCGTCCGTGAGGAGGGGGGCGAACTGCCCGGTCTAGCGGCGCTACGCACCGGCCGCGCGCAGCGCAACGTCGCGCTGCACGTGCGTACTCCAGAGGGCGAGCGTTGGCTCTGCGCCAACGCCGAGCCGCTCTTTCGGGGAGGCGACGGCCGCCCTTACGCCGCCGTCGTGTCGCTCGCCGACATCACCGAGCAGCGCCGCACCCGGGCGCAGCTCGAGCGCCAGAGCGCCTTTCGGGGCTCGCTCATCGCGCTCGTCGGGGCCTCGTTGCAGCACGGCCTCGACGAGGCGTTTTACCAGCGCCTGCTCGAGGGGGCGGTGCAGGTCATCCCGGGGGCGCAGGCGGGCAGTTTGCTGCTGCGCGGCGAGGGCGACGCCTTTTTCTTCGTCGCGGCGGTGAACTTCGACCGCGAGGTGCTGGCCCGCTCCTACCTCTACGAGCACGAGCTCTTCCGCGACCCCGAGGTGCCGGGGTTGCAGCTCATCTACGGCTTCGACAACAGCGCCATCGACCCCGAACGCCGCGCCCCCCTCTACGAAGCGGGCGACACGGGCGGCATCAAGGTCAGCATGTCGATCCCCGTCGAGATGGGGGGGCGCGCGATCGCCTACTTTAACCTCGACAACTTCGACGACCCGAACGCTTTCGGCGAGGAGGCGATCGAGATGGGGCGCATCTTCGCTCACCAGGTCGCCGCGCTCTGGCAGCGCTTTCGGCTCGAGGCCGAGCTCCGCAAAGAGCGCGCCGCGCTCGAGCGCCTCGCCTTTTTCGACCCGCTGACGGGGCTGCCGAACCGCGCTCTGCTACACGACCGCCTGCAGCACGCGCTCGCGCAGCGGGGCGCGGGCGCGCTCACGGTGATGTTTCTCGACCTCGACGACTTCAAAGACGTCAACGACACCCTCGGCCACGACACCGGCGACGCGCTGCTGCGCGAGGTGAGCCGCCGCTTGGAGGCGTGCCTCCGCGCCGGCGACACCGTCGCCCGCTGGGGCGGCGACGAGTTCGTGCTGCTGCTCCCCGGGGTCGGGACCGAACAGGCCGCGTCGCGCGTCGCGCGCAAGATCCTGACGTGCCTCGCCGAGCCCTTCGCGCTCGGCGAGGTCGACGTGCGCGTCGCAGCGAGCCTCGGCGTCGCCCTCTACCCCGGCCTCGCCGCTAGCAGCGAAGACCTCTTAAAGCACGCCGACATCGCCCTCTACCGCGCCAAAGAGGGGGGCAAGCACACCTACGCCTTCTTTACCGAGGACATGAACCGGCGCCTCAAGGTGCGGCTCTCGCAGGGAGCGGAGCTGCGCGAGGCGCTCGCCTCGGGCGCCCTGACCCTCGCGCTCGAGCCGCGCGTCGACCTCGCGACCCTCGAGGTCACCGCGCTAGAGGCGCGGGTCGTGTGGCCGCACCCCGAACGCGGCCCGCTAGGGGCCGACGCCCTCTTGCCGCTCGCCGAAGAAGCGGGGCTCATCGGGCAGCTCGGCGAACGGGTCATCGCACTCACCTGCGAGCAAGCGGCGCAGCACAAGCGCGAGGGCCGCACGCAGCGCCTGAGCCTCACCGTCTCCTCGCGCGGCCTGCGGCACGCTGGCATCGTCCCGCAGCTCGCGCACCACCTCAGGCGCACGCAGCTCGAGCCGGCACAGCTCGAGCTCGGCATCGGCGACCTCGCTACCGTCGAGTCGCCCACGGGCCTTGCCACCCTGCGCGCCCTCCACGGGCTCGGGGTGCAGCTGTCGCTCGCCGGTTTGGGGGTACCGGGCATCCCCCTCAACCTCCTGCGCCAGCTCCCCTTACGCAGCGTTCAGCTCGACGGCTCCTTTGTCCGCGACCTCACGCTGGAGGGCGCTGACGCCTACGCCGCCGGTCAGCTCGCGCGCAACCTGATTCAGCTCGTCGTGGCTTTGGGGCGCAACCTCGGGATCGCCGTCGTCGCCAAGGGGATCGCGACGCCCTTGCAGCGCGCCCTGCTGCGCGAACTAGGGTGCGACGAGGGGCAGGGGCCGCTCTTCGGCGCGCCTTACACCACGGCGGCACCCGCCGCGGGCGCGGTCTATCTCCCGCTGCCGACCTGA
- a CDS encoding LysM peptidoglycan-binding domain-containing protein, translating to MKGLRDRPTTRARLGALALAALLSVASAQPQGAAPAAAAGGAELQEALARLEAQLAELLAIDVAPGVAVRLRVLQDEVANVRAALPEEAADLEALQAELEALREENAALQEELEAARRELEAAAGDAAREEQEALSAENAELREELEAARAERQAQEQQLQDLREENAALQEELETARRDAEAATAAQAELEAAQRERDEARARVAELSEQLEALRSESAELQAQLQAAEEVQAQLETLQAQRQEQTQELQRLREENASLREALEAARGEAEELTAVRAEREELREALGAREGELEAAQREREEAQTLVALLREELEAVRAEQAELEASLGAAESDRASLSEQLSALEGEREDLAQELTAAQEAAAAAEARAEALQAEVAALQRRVEEVSAQLEVVSGERDALAEQLGSAEGLPTEQLLAPTDEQLEAARARAAALTDELRAFLRVAPPVRELSEAQRERYSALRRDLRAAQSAVARLIGAQDLHVVRTGDFLSRLAQTYYGRGSRWPEIVDANPFLEDPDLLFEGMVLVIP from the coding sequence ATGAAAGGACTGAGAGACCGACCGACCACCAGAGCCCGCCTCGGCGCCCTTGCGCTCGCCGCGCTGCTGAGTGTGGCGAGCGCGCAGCCGCAGGGAGCGGCCCCTGCCGCCGCGGCAGGGGGGGCGGAGCTGCAGGAGGCGCTGGCACGCCTTGAAGCGCAGCTCGCCGAGCTGTTGGCCATCGACGTGGCGCCGGGGGTCGCCGTCCGCTTGCGGGTCCTGCAAGACGAGGTCGCCAACGTGCGCGCTGCGCTCCCCGAAGAGGCGGCCGACCTAGAGGCGTTGCAAGCGGAGCTCGAGGCGTTGCGCGAAGAGAACGCCGCGCTGCAAGAGGAGCTCGAGGCGGCGCGGCGCGAGCTCGAGGCGGCTGCCGGTGACGCGGCGCGCGAAGAGCAAGAGGCGCTAAGCGCCGAGAACGCCGAGTTGCGCGAGGAGCTCGAGGCGGCGCGAGCGGAGCGGCAAGCGCAGGAGCAACAGCTGCAAGACCTGCGCGAGGAGAACGCCGCGCTGCAAGAGGAGCTCGAGACCGCGCGGCGCGACGCCGAAGCGGCCACCGCCGCCCAGGCGGAGCTCGAGGCGGCGCAGCGCGAACGCGACGAGGCGCGCGCGCGGGTCGCGGAGCTCAGCGAACAGCTCGAGGCGCTGCGTTCGGAGAGCGCCGAGCTGCAGGCGCAGCTGCAGGCTGCAGAGGAGGTGCAGGCGCAGCTCGAAACGCTCCAAGCGCAGCGCCAGGAGCAGACCCAGGAGCTGCAGCGGTTGCGCGAGGAGAACGCGTCGCTGCGTGAAGCGCTCGAGGCGGCGCGGGGTGAGGCCGAGGAGCTGACGGCGGTGCGCGCCGAGCGTGAGGAGCTGCGCGAAGCGCTTGGAGCGCGCGAAGGCGAGCTGGAGGCGGCGCAGCGCGAACGCGAGGAGGCGCAGACCCTCGTGGCGCTCTTGCGCGAGGAGCTCGAAGCGGTGCGTGCGGAGCAGGCTGAGCTCGAGGCCTCGCTGGGGGCGGCCGAGAGCGACCGGGCGAGCCTGAGTGAGCAGCTGAGCGCCCTAGAGGGGGAGCGGGAGGACCTCGCGCAGGAGCTGACGGCTGCGCAGGAGGCCGCCGCGGCGGCGGAGGCGCGCGCCGAAGCGCTGCAGGCGGAGGTCGCGGCGCTACAGCGCCGCGTCGAAGAGGTGAGCGCGCAGCTCGAGGTGGTGAGCGGCGAGCGCGACGCCCTCGCCGAGCAGCTGGGCAGCGCCGAAGGTCTGCCGACCGAGCAGCTCCTGGCACCTACGGACGAGCAGCTCGAGGCGGCGCGGGCCCGCGCGGCGGCGCTGACCGACGAGCTGCGCGCCTTTTTGCGCGTCGCGCCCCCCGTGCGCGAACTCAGCGAAGCGCAGCGCGAGCGTTACAGCGCGCTGCGGCGCGACCTGCGGGCGGCGCAGAGCGCGGTCGCGCGCCTCATTGGGGCGCAGGACCTGCACGTCGTCCGCACGGGGGATTTTCTCTCGCGGCTCGCGCAGACCTACTACGGGCGCGGCAGCCGCTGGCCCGAGATCGTCGACGCCAACCCCTTTTTGGAGGACCCCGACCTGCTCTTCGAGGGGATGGTGCTGGTCATCCCGTAA
- a CDS encoding carbohydrate kinase family protein, producing the protein MNIVCFGEALIDFKAQGELLFQGFVGGSPLNVAVAAARLGAKAALAAGVSYDLFGEAIVAHLEANGVDTSLVERSDAPSTLAFVAESGGDVDFTFIGEGAADTRYDPQPRPTLPPEVAFLEFGSISLLREPGASAIDELIAAHRGRCAVIFDPNVRPALIPDRAAYTPKLERALSLSHLVKVSAQDLRWLYPDVPIEAAAASWLDRGPEAVIVTSGAEGVRLLRREQPTLTLATPRVEVADTVGAGDTFMGALMVRLIELGATGGFAALEAPRWRDALRFAAAAAALNCTRAGANPPTRGELEAFLAQRG; encoded by the coding sequence ATGAACATCGTCTGCTTCGGCGAGGCGCTCATCGACTTTAAAGCGCAAGGGGAGCTGCTCTTCCAGGGGTTCGTCGGTGGCTCGCCGCTCAACGTCGCGGTCGCCGCGGCGCGGCTCGGGGCGAAGGCGGCGCTCGCCGCCGGCGTCTCGTACGACCTCTTCGGCGAGGCGATCGTGGCGCACCTTGAGGCCAACGGCGTCGACACCTCCCTTGTAGAGCGCAGCGACGCGCCCTCGACGCTCGCCTTCGTCGCCGAATCGGGGGGCGACGTCGACTTTACCTTTATCGGCGAAGGGGCCGCCGACACCCGTTACGACCCGCAGCCGCGCCCCACCTTGCCCCCCGAGGTCGCCTTTTTGGAGTTCGGCTCGATTAGCCTCCTGCGCGAACCCGGGGCGAGCGCGATCGATGAGCTCATCGCCGCGCACAGGGGGCGCTGCGCGGTGATCTTCGACCCCAACGTGCGCCCGGCGCTCATCCCCGACCGCGCCGCTTACACCCCCAAACTGGAGCGCGCACTGTCGCTCAGCCACCTCGTCAAGGTGAGCGCGCAGGACCTGCGCTGGCTCTACCCGGACGTGCCCATCGAGGCGGCCGCCGCAAGCTGGCTCGACCGAGGGCCCGAAGCGGTCATCGTCACGAGCGGCGCCGAGGGTGTCCGGCTGCTGCGGCGGGAGCAACCGACCCTCACGCTCGCCACCCCGCGCGTCGAGGTCGCCGACACCGTCGGGGCGGGCGACACCTTTATGGGGGCGCTCATGGTGCGGCTGATCGAGCTCGGCGCCACCGGGGGCTTCGCGGCGCTCGAGGCGCCGAGGTGGCGCGACGCCCTGCGCTTTGCCGCCGCTGCCGCCGCCCTCAACTGCACCCGCGCTGGCGCCAACCCACCCACCCGGGGCGAGCTCGAGGCGTTTCTCGCCCAACGGGGCTAA
- a CDS encoding metal ABC transporter solute-binding protein, Zn/Mn family: protein MPKSLGQKMGVAVNQRRSARLIPAIVPIVALTLGAAAFAQPAPQPTIVTSFSILEDFARQIAGEGADVRVLAPVGAEVHEWELVPQNFIDLEEADVLFYNGYDLETWLPQAEATLAEGALAVAVAEETGYETLPITLGEFEGAPDPHLWMDPRAAVRYVEVMRDALVAADPESAATYEANAAAYLAELEALYEELREQLGAIPAANRLLVTSEAALLYYAAAFGFEHEGIWGSNAETEGTPEQIIRVVTLVREREPAALFWESTISDRYVQSVADETGTPVAGPLYVDSLGEAGTGAESYLELQRANAALLVETLR from the coding sequence ATGCCTAAATCTCTGGGCCAGAAGATGGGAGTTGCCGTGAATCAACGCCGAAGTGCTCGCCTCATCCCCGCGATCGTCCCTATCGTCGCGCTGACGCTCGGGGCGGCTGCGTTCGCGCAACCGGCGCCTCAACCGACGATCGTGACGAGTTTTAGCATCCTAGAGGATTTTGCCCGCCAGATCGCCGGCGAGGGCGCCGACGTACGCGTGCTCGCCCCCGTCGGGGCCGAAGTCCACGAGTGGGAGCTCGTCCCGCAGAACTTTATCGACCTCGAGGAGGCGGACGTCTTGTTCTACAACGGCTACGACCTCGAGACGTGGCTGCCCCAAGCGGAGGCGACGCTCGCCGAGGGGGCGCTCGCCGTGGCGGTCGCCGAGGAGACGGGGTACGAGACCCTGCCCATTACCCTCGGCGAGTTTGAGGGGGCGCCGGACCCGCACCTCTGGATGGACCCGCGCGCCGCGGTGCGCTACGTCGAGGTGATGCGCGACGCGCTCGTCGCCGCTGACCCCGAAAGCGCCGCGACGTACGAGGCCAACGCGGCGGCCTACCTCGCCGAGTTAGAGGCGCTCTACGAGGAGCTGCGCGAGCAGCTCGGCGCCATCCCCGCGGCGAACCGGTTGCTTGTCACCAGTGAGGCGGCCCTTTTGTACTACGCCGCCGCCTTCGGCTTCGAGCACGAGGGCATCTGGGGGAGCAACGCCGAAACAGAGGGGACGCCCGAGCAGATCATCCGGGTCGTGACGCTCGTGCGTGAACGCGAGCCCGCTGCGCTCTTCTGGGAGAGCACCATCAGCGACCGCTACGTGCAGAGCGTCGCCGACGAGACGGGCACGCCGGTCGCGGGTCCGCTCTACGTCGACTCGCTCGGCGAAGCGGGCACGGGCGCCGAGAGCTACCTCGAGCTGCAGCGCGCCAACGCTGCCTTGCTCGTCGAGACGCTGCGCTAG
- a CDS encoding metal ABC transporter ATP-binding protein, with protein sequence MAGSCVHVRAAPPLQGVAAAPPAVSLRGVCARYDGPLVLEDVTFELPRGDFVAIVGPNGAGKSTVFKLLSGVMRPVRGELQVLGSSVAAERRRGHIAYVPQEGAIDRDFPISVFEVVLAGRYNRIRAQGGVRRFAPASWAGRAHREAAERALAAVGMLELCRRPIGALSGGQKQRVFLARALAQEAQLLLLDEPLAGVDKRSQELILEVLAGVRAAGRTVLMVVHDLGVASAHADRVVLLNRRLIAAGPPQTVLSEANLSAAYGGAGLRVTLPDGARGVA encoded by the coding sequence ATGGCGGGCAGCTGCGTTCACGTCCGCGCCGCGCCGCCCCTTCAGGGGGTGGCTGCGGCGCCGCCCGCCGTGTCGTTGCGGGGGGTGTGCGCCCGCTACGACGGGCCCTTGGTGCTCGAGGACGTCACCTTCGAGCTCCCCAGGGGCGACTTCGTCGCAATCGTCGGGCCCAACGGGGCGGGCAAGTCGACCGTGTTCAAGCTGCTGAGCGGGGTGATGCGGCCCGTTCGGGGGGAGCTGCAGGTGCTCGGCTCGAGCGTCGCGGCCGAACGCCGCCGCGGCCACATCGCCTACGTCCCGCAGGAGGGGGCGATCGACCGCGACTTCCCTATCAGCGTCTTCGAGGTGGTCTTGGCGGGGCGTTACAACCGGATCCGCGCCCAAGGGGGGGTGCGCCGCTTCGCCCCCGCGAGCTGGGCGGGGCGGGCGCACCGCGAGGCGGCGGAGCGGGCGCTCGCGGCGGTCGGCATGCTCGAGCTGTGCCGCCGCCCCATCGGGGCGCTTTCGGGGGGGCAGAAGCAGCGGGTCTTTCTGGCGCGCGCGCTCGCTCAGGAGGCGCAGCTGCTGCTGCTCGACGAACCGCTCGCGGGCGTTGACAAGCGTTCCCAAGAGCTCATCCTCGAGGTCTTAGCAGGCGTGCGCGCCGCGGGGCGGACCGTGCTCATGGTGGTGCACGACCTCGGCGTCGCGAGCGCCCACGCCGACCGCGTGGTCCTGTTAAACCGTCGTCTTATCGCCGCCGGCCCCCCGCAAACTGTGCTGAGCGAGGCGAACCTGAGCGCCGCTTACGGCGGTGCGGGGTTGCGCGTCACGCTGCCCGACGGGGCTCGAGGCGTCGCGTGA
- a CDS encoding metal ABC transporter permease has product MRELYGALYGAAEGVAEALIAALVVLLNLLPAPLAEPFQYGFMQRALLTTLVVGAVCGVLSCFVVLRRWALLGDAISHAVLPGVAVAYLLAWPYFVGAFVTGALTALGIGFIERHTRIKEDTAMGLMFTGAFALGVVMISRIATATHLMHILFGNVLGVRMPVLLLTLLAGAATLLAVFLFYKELSLYIFDPTQASAVGINTAAVHYGLMLLLTLTIVASLETVGVILVVAMLITPGATAYLLSNNLPRMMLLAAGVGMVSGVVGLYLSFYLNVASGGTIVLVASGLFVLALIFAPHGLVSRWRRGRLGASRYGDA; this is encoded by the coding sequence GTGAGGGAGCTTTACGGGGCGCTCTACGGCGCCGCAGAAGGGGTCGCGGAGGCGCTCATCGCCGCGCTCGTGGTGCTCTTGAACCTTCTGCCGGCGCCGCTGGCCGAACCCTTTCAGTACGGCTTTATGCAGCGCGCGCTGCTCACCACACTGGTCGTCGGGGCGGTCTGCGGGGTGCTCTCGTGCTTTGTGGTGCTGCGCCGCTGGGCCCTTTTGGGCGACGCCATCTCGCACGCGGTCTTGCCGGGGGTAGCGGTCGCCTACTTGCTGGCTTGGCCCTACTTCGTCGGGGCCTTTGTAACCGGCGCGCTGACGGCGCTCGGCATCGGCTTTATCGAGCGCCACACCCGGATCAAAGAGGACACCGCCATGGGGCTCATGTTTACCGGCGCCTTCGCCCTCGGGGTGGTGATGATTAGCCGCATCGCCACCGCGACGCACCTCATGCACATCCTTTTCGGCAACGTTCTCGGGGTGCGCATGCCGGTGCTTCTGCTCACCCTGCTGGCGGGCGCCGCGACGCTGCTCGCCGTGTTTCTTTTCTACAAAGAGCTGTCGCTCTACATCTTCGACCCCACCCAAGCGAGCGCCGTGGGGATCAACACCGCCGCCGTCCACTACGGTCTGATGCTGCTCCTGACCCTGACGATCGTCGCGAGCCTCGAGACGGTCGGCGTCATCTTGGTCGTGGCGATGCTGATCACGCCGGGGGCGACCGCTTACCTGCTCAGCAACAACCTGCCGCGCATGATGCTCCTGGCCGCCGGGGTCGGTATGGTTTCGGGGGTCGTCGGCCTCTACCTGTCGTTTTACCTCAACGTCGCCTCGGGGGGGACGATCGTCCTCGTCGCGAGCGGCCTTTTTGTGCTGGCACTTATCTTCGCGCCACACGGCCTGGTGTCGCGCTGGCGGCGAGGGCGGCTGGGCGCGTCGCGTTACGGCGACGCCTAG
- a CDS encoding SDR family oxidoreductase, with the protein MALITGGDSGIGAAVAILFAREGADVAIIYLPEEQRDAEHVKQHVEQEGRRCLLLAGDLKDSAFCDEAVQRTVAELGRLDILVNNAARMYQRSSLEVLSDEELDELFRTNVFAYYYMARAALKHLGRGGRIINCGSVAGLKGNPDLLGYAETKGANHTFTKTLAAQLIGRGIRVNGVAPGPVWTPLNASTRTPEQMAGYGKDTDPVPLGRPAQPEEIAPAFLFLASPADSSYVSGEIISLYGGEVHAR; encoded by the coding sequence GTGGCGCTCATTACCGGCGGTGATTCGGGCATCGGGGCGGCGGTAGCCATCCTGTTCGCCCGCGAGGGGGCGGACGTCGCTATCATCTACCTACCCGAAGAGCAGCGCGACGCCGAGCACGTCAAGCAGCACGTCGAGCAGGAGGGGCGGCGCTGCTTGCTCCTGGCGGGCGACCTTAAAGACTCGGCGTTTTGCGACGAGGCGGTGCAGCGCACCGTCGCCGAATTGGGCCGGCTCGACATCCTGGTCAACAACGCCGCGCGCATGTACCAGCGCTCGTCGCTCGAGGTGCTCAGCGACGAGGAGCTCGACGAGCTCTTTCGCACGAACGTCTTCGCCTACTACTACATGGCGCGCGCCGCCCTCAAACACCTCGGGCGCGGGGGGCGCATCATCAACTGCGGCTCCGTCGCGGGTCTCAAGGGCAACCCCGATTTGCTCGGCTACGCCGAGACGAAAGGGGCCAACCACACGTTCACCAAAACGCTCGCCGCGCAGCTTATCGGCCGCGGTATCCGGGTCAACGGCGTCGCACCGGGACCCGTGTGGACCCCCCTCAACGCCTCCACGCGCACACCCGAGCAGATGGCGGGCTACGGCAAAGATACCGACCCCGTACCCCTCGGTAGACCGGCGCAACCCGAGGAGATCGCCCCCGCCTTTTTGTTTTTGGCGAGCCCCGCTGACAGCAGCTACGTAAGCGGCGAGATCATCTCGCTCTATGGCGGCGAGGTGCACGCGCGCTAG
- a CDS encoding IS5 family transposase (programmed frameshift), with product MARTDLSEKQWRALKAHLPANPQRGHAYVDHRRVINGILWRLKTGAPWRDVPERYGAWQTCWDRFTRWERSGDWQRILQALQAHADATGDIDWDGAALDSSHIKAHRSAAGARKRPAEGRKKGGLTDEWLGHSRGGHTSKVHVCADGKVRPLSLVVTAGQRNDAAWLERVLDEIHVPRLGRGRPRKRPSQLRLDRAYSFKKQRQGLRRRNIRCISPEREDAKKHRLAKGSKGGRPPAFDTKAYKGRNVIERCINRLKDFRAVATRYDKRGRNYLAGVLVASIILWL from the exons ATGGCACGGACGGACTTAAGCGAGAAACAGTGGCGAGCGTTAAAAGCGCATTTACCTGCGAATCCCCAACGCGGCCACGCCTACGTTGACCATCGCCGAGTTATCAACGGCATTTTGTGGCGGCTCAAGACTGGAGCACCTTGGCGAGATGTTCCTGAGCGCTACGGAGCCTGGCAAACCTGCTGGGACCGGTTCACGAGGTGGGAACGTAGCGGTGACTGGCAGCGCATCCTACAAGCCCTTCAAGCGCATGCCGACGCCACAGGCGATATTGACTGGGACGGAGCGGCCTTGGACAGCAGTCACATCAAAGCCCACCGGAGCGCTGCAGGTGCGAGAAAGCGGCCCGCCGAGG GGCGAAAAAAGGGGGGCTTGACAGATGAGTGGTTAGGCCACTCGCGTGGCGGGCATACCAGCAAAGTTCATGTCTGTGCTGATGGGAAGGTTCGCCCCCTGTCCCTTGTCGTGACCGCCGGGCAACGCAACGATGCCGCTTGGTTGGAGCGGGTGCTCGACGAGATACACGTACCACGTTTAGGTAGAGGGCGACCCCGAAAGCGCCCCTCACAGCTCCGCTTGGACCGGGCTTACAGCTTTAAGAAGCAGCGCCAAGGGTTGAGGCGACGGAACATTCGCTGTATCAGCCCTGAGCGAGAAGACGCCAAAAAGCACCGGCTCGCCAAGGGCTCCAAAGGTGGGCGTCCACCTGCTTTTGATACCAAGGCGTACAAGGGGCGCAACGTCATTGAGCGCTGCATCAACCGACTTAAAGACTTTCGTGCTGTAGCAACCCGCTATGACAAGCGGGGTCGGAACTACCTCGCGGGCGTGCTTGTCGCCTCCATTATCCTCTGGCTCTAA
- a CDS encoding short chain dehydrogenase/reductase family oxidoreductase encodes MDDLPKPPFPPQSQTPPGLDAEMDPRPRHEAPRLKGTGKLGSV; translated from the coding sequence ATGGACGATCTTCCCAAACCGCCCTTTCCCCCACAGAGCCAGACGCCACCGGGGCTCGACGCCGAGATGGACCCCCGCCCCAGGCACGAGGCCCCTCGCCTTAAGGGCACCGGCAAGCTAGGGTCTGTCTGA